TCATTTGCCCGGCATAGCACTCAACCAAGGGTAAATCACTGTATTGTTTAATTACCTGAATAGCACAGCCCTCTGGTTTAGCCTTGAGGCGATATTGTAAAATCAGCAGTGTATTGTCAATACCCTCGTGAATATCAACAAGCTTCATATCCGCTTGGTCAAGCCTGGAAAAATTACGTAAAGACAGGACAATTTGACGGATGCGTTCAGTGCCTATCTGCATAGAAGTTAGCATTTTCGGCAAATCGTCAATTATAAAATCTAAGTCAATTTCTTGTGCTCGTTCCCGAATTTCTGGATTGAGATGATGGTAGTGCTGCTGGTAAAGAGCCAGCATATCTAGTAAATCTCTGGCGTAATCATTAACATAGTTGAGATTGCCGTGTATGAAATTAACAGGGTTGTTGATTTCGTGGGCCACACCCGCCACTAGTTGACCAAGCGAAGACATTTTTTCACTCTGAATCAACTGAGTTTGCATTTGTTGTAAGTCATGTAGTGCTTCAGCTAGTTGTTCTGCTTGTAACCTGGTTTGAGTAAGTAAATCAGCTTGCTCAATTGCTACACTCAGTTGGGCTGCAACTTGAGTAGTAAACTGAATTTCTGATGGGTGCCATTGCCGAGGTTGAGTACACTGATGAATGCAGAGTAAGCCCCAAAGTTGATCGCCTTTGGATAGTGGTACAACTAAGTTAGCTCTAATCTGAAATTGTGCCAGAACTTGAAGGTGACACTCTTGTAATCCAGCATTGTAGATGTCAGCTACAGCTTGAATTCGTCCTTGGGCGTAATCAATGGCATACTGTTCGCCGAAGCAGTGATCGTGAATTTTGACACCCAAAGCAGAAGGAAAATGTGGCAAAACGTCTTCTGAAACGAACTCGCCATCATTAAAATTGGAATCAAAAGCAAAGCGAAATATCCCTACTCGATCAGCATTCAAAGAACGCCGTACTTCCCGCACACTGGCAGCAAAAATATTATCTAAATCCAGCGATTCCCGCATTTTTGCAACAACTTCAAACAAAATTCGTTGTTGTTCTGCGGACTGTTGCAAGTCTAAAGCTTGCTGCCGTGTTTGTGCAAGTAATTCTGCTTGCTGGAGTGCTACCCCTAATTGGACAGCAATTTGGCTAAGAAAGTTAATTTCATAGGTTTGCCAATGGCGGGGTTTGGTATGCTGATAAGCTGCGAGTAAACCCCAAAGTTTGTCCCCAACAAAAATGGGAGCAAGTATAAAAGCTCTAATCTGGTAATGCTCTAAATTTTCCAAATGACACTGATCAAAACCCATTTGATATATGTCATCGACAGCAAATGTTTCATTGTAGCGGTAGCGTCCACCTTGGGTATCTTGTAGATAGGTGTCGTTCCAAACTTGGTTCACGCCTAGTTTAGAGACATTTAACCAGTTGGGATTAATTGCCTCGAAATCACCAACAAATTCACCACCCCATTCAGAATCGAAGCGATAAACTGAAACACGTTCAGCTTGCAACAGTTCACAAGCTTCTTTAGTAGTAGTTTGAAAAATAGTGTTGGCTTCGAGGGACTCACGAATCTTAGTAATGACACCAAAAACAGCTTGTTGTTGTTCAGTTGCTTGTTCCAGCTGCTGCGTGCGCTGCTGGACTTGCTTTTCTAGGTTGGTATTGAAACTTTGTATCTGTTGGTATAACCTGTACTGTTGAATCGCTGAAGCAAATTGTTTACCAATTTCCCTAGCTAATTCAATCTCTGCCAATGTCCACTTGCGAGCTTGTGCCTTTTTAGACTCGCGCCAAACTTCAAACGAGAGGCGAGGATACAGTTGCCGACGATCAGGATCAAACTGTCCTGCCCAAAGTTTTTCTATGTCTATTTCATTGCGGAAAATACTTAAATAACCTAGTAACTGCTGACGATATGGAAGCGGTATCATCAACATGCTACGAATTTTAGTTGCTGCAAAAGCTGGTTGCAAGGTACGTAAGCCTGGAGTTTCATAAATGTCTGAAATTGCCCATACATCATATTCAGCAGACTTGTAATATTCTTGCCAGACACTATACTGTTCTAGGAATGGGTATACCGTTTGTTCTGGAATCGCAGGCTGTTGTCCATAGATATAAAGCTTGACACAATCATTTCCAGGTATTAAACACTCGCTTAAGCTTCTGGTGTTGCTATTGTAAAAAATTGAGGGATCATCTCTGACACAAAGCCTACCACCAGCACCACCAAAGGCAGTAACTGCTGTTTCTAAGGCTGGCTGTAATGCGATCGCAGGTAGTGAATGCAATAAGGTAGCAATACGGTTGACAACTGTTTCCCTTTCGGCTAAAGCACGAGCTTGAGTCAGCAGATCACTGTGAGCGATCGCTACTGACAGTTGTTCAACCACCATTTGCAACACTTCAATTTCATATTCACTTACCGACCTTGATAAGGAATGATGAGAAACTAATAAACCCCAAAGTTTATCTTGATGGATAATTGGCACTACAATAGTCGATTTCACCCCCATTGCTCTTAAATATTCGATATGACAGGGATCTAAAGGACGGTAATGGATATCTTCGGATACAATCTCACCAGTATCCAAGTCACGCACTATACTTTGACCAATCTGCTGATTATCCAGATCAACAACTGAACGTACCCGTGACTTGATAAACAACTCACGAGCATGGGGCGGAATATCATCCGCAGGAAAGTTTAATCCCAGCAGTGATGGCAACTTATGATCATTTATTGACTCAGCAATCACCTGACCACTATCATCATCATCAAACTTGTAAATCATCACTCGCTCTGTACCAATAAATGAGCGTACCTCCGCCACTGTTGTTGTCAGAATTTCTTGTAATTCTAATGATCGACGAATGCGGTTAGTAAGGCGACGCAACAAGTCTTTTTGCTGAAGATTTGTTGGCAGGTTTTGTTCCTGAGATAAAGTCATTTTTTTATCAAAAAATATCAGCAGAATAATTTACGCCATTACCTAAAAGGGTGGCGATCGGTATGCAAAAATTAAAAGTGCTTTTGTTTAAAGCTTTTTATTTCAACTCACATGCAGTACTGCTGTACGGCGAAAATAAGTAGAGAGTAAAAAAGCAGCCAAAATGCTTGTTTGATAAGCATGATTTTCTGCTTTTTGCATGTTTGTTCTCATGCATAAGCAGTAAATATAAACTATTTTTCGATTTATTTAATAATTTTGTCTTCAGTAAAAGTACTAGTAAGTTGATTAAATAATCTATATAGTTTAATTTATCTAATTTAACAACTGTAAAGAAACTCAATTTAAGTATGTGGTAAATAACACTATAAGAAATAAATTTTTATGGTAGATGCTAGTTGTGACATTTATATTCATGTACCTTGCTGAAATTTGGTACTATCTAATCTCAAAAACTGTCAAAGTAGTAAATTTTTCAGTTTTCCAGAGTCAAGCATGGTTACAGTTCAAATTTCTACTTGGGTTATGGTCTTTCTTCGAGATCGTGATCGTATCCGGTGAATGTCAATGACTTCCGCATCTTTTCAACAACTTTGATCAAGAATTGCTTCTGTTGTCCTGTAGCTTGCAAATCATCCAGTGCCTTTCGCAAATCAGCTGCTTGCTGTTGCGTTTTTGCTAGCAATTCAACTTGCTGAAGTGCTACCCCAAGTTGGGCTGCGATCTGACTAAGAAATTTAATATCAGATGCATCCCAATGGCGGGGCGCTGAGTGTTGATAAGCAGCTAGCAAACCCCAGAGTTTTTGACCAACAAAAATAGGAGCGATCGCAAAAGCTTTGATGTGAAATTGCTCTAAGATGTCGATATGACAGGGAGCAAATTCCATTTGATAAATGTCATCGACGGTGAAGGTTTGATTGTGGCGGTAACGTCCCCTTGTGTTTCTTGTAGATAAGTGTCGTGCCAAAAGGTATTGACGCCGAGTTTGGATAAATGTGACCACTCTGGATTAGCTACCTCAAAATCACCGACAAATTCACCACCCCAATCACTGTTGAAACGATAAACACTGACGCGATCCGTTTGCAGTAATTGACAAACTTCTTTAGTAGTTGTTTGAAAGATCGTCTGTAGTTCGAGAGAGGCGCGGATTTTGTAACCACATCAAACAATAACTGCTGTTGTTCTGCTACTTTTGTAATTTAACAGCTTGGTGTTTTGTTTTTGCCAGTAATTCAGCTTGTTGAAGTGCTACCCCAAGTTGTGCTGCTGTCTGAGTTAGGAATTCCATGTCAGATGCATCCCAATGGCGGGGTTCTGAATGTTGATAAGCAGCTAGCAAACCCCAGAGTTTTTCGCCGACAAAAATAGGAGCGATCGCAAAAGCTTTGATGTGAAATTGCTCTAAGATGTCGATATGACAGGGAGCAAATTCCATTTGATAAATGTCATCGACGGCGAAGGTTTGATTGTGGCGATAGTGTCCCCCTTGTGTTTCTTGTAAATAAGTGTCGTGCCAAAAGGTATTGACACCGAGTTTGGATAAATGTGACCACTCTGGATTAGCTACCTCAAAATCACCGACAAATTCACCACCCCAATCACTGTTGAAACGATAAACACTGACGCGATCCGCTTGCAGTAATTGACAAACTTCTTGACTAGTGGTTTGAAAAATTGTCTCTATATCGAGAGAATCTCGGATTTTGGCAATCACCTCCGAAAGCGCCTGTTGTTTTTTTGTTGACTGTTCTAACTTGGTAGTGTCTTGTTGGACTTGAGTTCTGGCATTGTTAACGAGCATCCGTATCTGCTGAGATTGCTCGTTTTCGTGAATTGCAAAGGCAAATTGTTGACCTAATTCTCGTGCTAATTCTATTTCGTCGACATTCCACTCCCAAGCTTGTGCTGCTTTTGATTCTTGCCAGACTTCAAACGATAGACGAGGATAAAGTTGTCGCCCATCAGGGTCAAATTCACCAGCCCAGAGAATTTTTGTTTCAACTTCATCCCGAAAAATACTTAAATACCCCAGCAATTCTTGACGATAATGGAGTGGAATCATTAACATGCTGCGAATTTTAGTTGGTCGAAAAGCAACTTGTAGATTTCGCAAACCAGGAATTTTATACACATCTGAAATTGCCCAAATATTGTATTTACCAGATTTGTACCGCTCCTGCCAAACACTATATTGCTCGATCAGTTTGTACTTTGCCTGATCTGGGATCACAGGTTGTTTGCCGTAGGCATAAACCTTGATATGCTCGCTATCAAGTTGCAAGCAATCTGTAAAACTTTCCATTACGGGTTGATTTTTAATGCAAAGCCTACCACCAGAACCACCAAAGGCAGCGATGGTTTCTGCTAAAGCTGACTGATACTCAATTGTGGGCAATGAATGCAGCAGGGTAGCGATACGTTTAATAGTGGCTTCCTGTTTAGCTTTTTCATTAGCTTGAGTGAGGAGAGTACTTTGGGCGATCGCTAAGGAAAGCTGATCGGACACCATCTGCACCACTTCTAGTTCTGATTCTGGAATTGAATGAGATTCCGAGTGGTGAGATACCAACAGTCCCCAAAGTTGATCGTGATGCATAATCGGTACTACAAGAGAGGACTTAACCCCCATTGCAGTCAAATATTCCACGTGACAGGGATCTACTGGACGATAGTAGTTCTCTGGCGAAGATGTTTCTTCGTCTTCTAAATCCTCAGATAGAGGAATGCGGCCGATCTGTTGAGTGTCAACATTCACGATCGAACGTACCCGTGACTTGATGAAAAGTTCTCGGGCTTCAGGCGGAATGTCATCTGCGGGAAAATTGAGTCCAAGTAGCGAAGGTAACTTGTTACTATCCACAGATTCAGCTACGACTTGTCCGCTTTGATCCGGATGAAATTTATAAATCTTGACGCGATCGCTCCCAAGAAACGAACGTAATTCTGCCACCGTTGTTGTGAAAACGTCTTGTAGTGTTGACGATAAACGAATACGGTTGGCGATGCGAAGTCGCAGAGTTTCTGGCTTGATAGTTACCTGCATATATTCCAAAAAAGGTGAGATTACTTATAGTTAAGATAAGATTATGTATCACATTTCGGAATATAATTACATTAATTAATTTAAGTTTTTATTTATGCGATTTGTGGGGAATATAACTTGGTAATTTCTTCACTATGTTATTTAATTGCTCAGCAAAAATAGTAAACAGGAAAACGTATGAAATAATACTTAACCTTTTTGCTGCTTGTCACGCCATCTACCACAAAAAGGCGACATGCACTAGTGATTAGTGCTGTGTGATTTGCAAATATTAACTACCAACTATATACCAGCTAATAGCTACTAACTAAGCAACCTATAAATAGTATGTTATTTGCTTGCTACTTGGAAATTATCGATAAGTCGTCAGACAAAATTAAATTCATTGCTGGAGGTAAGCAATAGGCACTCTTGCAATAAAGAAACAATGGGGTCAATCCAAAATCTAAAATCCAAATTAGGGTATAAGGTGGGCAGTACCCACCTCCAAAAATTAAGTATTACCAGCCTCAGCAAAGCGAATTTTTAAATAATCTTCTTCCATTTTTGCTCCGGCTGGTTGTAGTGCTGCTAATGCTTGCGGTAAGACCAAATTACGGCGATGATTACCGATAGTAATATTTAACTCATCGCCCGTTTTACTGAGTTGAATTTGGTTTTTAGGAATACCAGGTAAATACAATTCCAAACTGTATTGATTTTTATCTTGCACGACTTTGATTGTGTTCTCCTTATAGTAAACCTGAGTTGGATCTTCATCTTGGTAAAGTGTTTCTTTGAGACGTTCTAGTGCTGCTAGACCGCACATTTCTTCCGAGAAAAGAGGTACTTCTTTCACAGGTAAGGGATGGAAGTTTTCGTGAATTTCCTGACGATATTGCTGTTGATTCTCTTTCCATCGCTGGAAAAATGAGTCCTGGACTTCGTTAGGAATAATGCGATTAGCAACAACTAAATCTGTGGCGACATTATATAAACTAAGATAGGCATGGGCACGGAGAGATTCTTTAATTACCATTTTTTCTGGGTTGGTGACCAGACGCACTGAGGTTTGATTATTGTCAGTTAAGACTTTTTCTAATGCTTCAATTTGTTGGTAGAACTCATAAGGTGCATCCATTACCTCTTTATCTGGTAAAGAAAAACCCGCGATCGGTTTAAACAGAGGTTCAACCAAAGGTCTAAGGGCCACAGAAATATTTTGAAACGGTTTGTAAAAGCGGCGCATATACCAACCACTGACCTCTGGTAAACTCAGCAGCCGTAATGCTGTACCAGTCGGGGCGGAATCGATAATCAAAACATCAAAATCGCCTTCGTCGTAATGGCGTTTCATTCGTACCAAGCCAAAAATCTCATCCATGCCTGGTAAAACTGCCAATTCTTCCGCTTGTACCCCATCCAAACCTCGCGCCTGCAAAACTTGGGTAATATAGCGCTTGACAGCACCCCAATTTCCTTCTAATTCTTGTAGTGCATCCAGTTCCGCACCCCACAAGTTCGGACGAATTAGGCGAGGGGCGTGTTCTAGTTCCAGATCAAAACTATCTGCCAAAGAGTGGGCGGGGTCTGTACTCAAAACCAGAGTACGATAACCAAGTTCTGCACAACGCAGTCCAGTGGCGGCGGCCACGGAAGTTTTACCTACACCGCCTTTTCCGGTCATCAAAATTACGCGCATGAATGGTTCTGTCTTGTATGAGAAGTATTTATATTTATTTACATTATCGATTGTTTGGCAGAGAAATGCTGTTTGATTACATCTAGACGCGAACAATTCCAATAATCTATGTGAGAAATGATCAAACCGTCACAGTTGAGGCGCAATTCACTCCAACCAGGGATAGAAATACGTGGTTTCCAGGGCAGGGGACTATTCCAACTGAGTGTCCACTTAGTTTTAATAGTGTCTCCTTCTTTTTGGAGATCGTGCAAATCCATCTTGGGATTTAAAAAAAAAGTCTCAATAAATTTGATCATCAGCTTGTATAGCTGAATACCCCTAAATCTAAATACTTGGTCTTGAAAATAAACGTCTTCAGCGTAGATGCTGTAAGTTTGATTTGCTGGAAATCTTTGATAGTCCTCTTTAAGGATTTGCATAATATCCATAGAAAATCCACCCCTGAAGTGACAATCTCTTTATTTTGAGATTACCTCAAATTGTCAAATACTTCATGCTCATCAAACAAAATAAATATCCAACATATAGTATTCCTAAATCATTCGTAAACAACAAGATCCCCAACTTCTTGTAGACATCCTCCGGATGGCTTTCTAAAGGGTAGAAGTTGGGAATCTATCTGTCTCCAGTATTTACAACTTAATTAATTTCCATCTATTTTGATGGCGTCTTTGACTTTCCGTTTTTTTAAGAAGCCAGACATAAATGGACGCTCAAATATTAAATAGAAAATATAGGCAATCAACAATGATAGTGACAAACCAGTTGTATAGAAGATAATCTCTCTGTTGAGAGGAGAAAATTGTAAGGTATGTAGATATTGATTGAGTACAGTTAAGACTATAGAGTGCAGTAGATATAAGCTATAAGAAAATGTACCTAGTGCGATCGCCCAAGGAGATTGCAGTATTTTTAATACTAAAGGCGGTGTTTGATCATCAACTATACAGTTAGTACAGTAGACTAACAAACATGCAGTCGCTAAACCAACAAATAATTCATTTACCCATATTTCTAAACCAAACTTTTGCAACATATCAGTTAATAAAGCCATGCCAAAAAATATTGGGGCTAGCAAACCCCAG
Above is a genomic segment from Fischerella sp. JS2 containing:
- a CDS encoding GAF domain-containing protein; the encoded protein is MTLSQEQNLPTNLQQKDLLRRLTNRIRRSLELQEILTTTVAEVRSFIGTERVMIYKFDDDDSGQVIAESINDHKLPSLLGLNFPADDIPPHARELFIKSRVRSVVDLDNQQIGQSIVRDLDTGEIVSEDIHYRPLDPCHIEYLRAMGVKSTIVVPIIHQDKLWGLLVSHHSLSRSVSEYEIEVLQMVVEQLSVAIAHSDLLTQARALAERETVVNRIATLLHSLPAIALQPALETAVTAFGGAGGRLCVRDDPSIFYNSNTRSLSECLIPGNDCVKLYIYGQQPAIPEQTVYPFLEQYSVWQEYYKSAEYDVWAISDIYETPGLRTLQPAFAATKIRSMLMIPLPYRQQLLGYLSIFRNEIDIEKLWAGQFDPDRRQLYPRLSFEVWRESKKAQARKWTLAEIELAREIGKQFASAIQQYRLYQQIQSFNTNLEKQVQQRTQQLEQATEQQQAVFGVITKIRESLEANTIFQTTTKEACELLQAERVSVYRFDSEWGGEFVGDFEAINPNWLNVSKLGVNQVWNDTYLQDTQGGRYRYNETFAVDDIYQMGFDQCHLENLEHYQIRAFILAPIFVGDKLWGLLAAYQHTKPRHWQTYEINFLSQIAVQLGVALQQAELLAQTRQQALDLQQSAEQQRILFEVVAKMRESLDLDNIFAASVREVRRSLNADRVGIFRFAFDSNFNDGEFVSEDVLPHFPSALGVKIHDHCFGEQYAIDYAQGRIQAVADIYNAGLQECHLQVLAQFQIRANLVVPLSKGDQLWGLLCIHQCTQPRQWHPSEIQFTTQVAAQLSVAIEQADLLTQTRLQAEQLAEALHDLQQMQTQLIQSEKMSSLGQLVAGVAHEINNPVNFIHGNLNYVNDYARDLLDMLALYQQHYHHLNPEIRERAQEIDLDFIIDDLPKMLTSMQIGTERIRQIVLSLRNFSRLDQADMKLVDIHEGIDNTLLILQYRLKAKPEGCAIQVIKQYSDLPLVECYAGQMNQVFMNVLSNAIDALEQQRQSISETHIPTITITTAVGKISGNISSVVIRIADNGPGILQENINRIFDPFFTTKPVGKGTGLGLSISYQIIVDKHGGVFKCDSRPGLGTEFWIEIPMRQQEYTDK
- a CDS encoding TRC40/GET3/ArsA family transport-energizing ATPase codes for the protein MRVILMTGKGGVGKTSVAAATGLRCAELGYRTLVLSTDPAHSLADSFDLELEHAPRLIRPNLWGAELDALQELEGNWGAVKRYITQVLQARGLDGVQAEELAVLPGMDEIFGLVRMKRHYDEGDFDVLIIDSAPTGTALRLLSLPEVSGWYMRRFYKPFQNISVALRPLVEPLFKPIAGFSLPDKEVMDAPYEFYQQIEALEKVLTDNNQTSVRLVTNPEKMVIKESLRAHAYLSLYNVATDLVVANRIIPNEVQDSFFQRWKENQQQYRQEIHENFHPLPVKEVPLFSEEMCGLAALERLKETLYQDEDPTQVYYKENTIKVVQDKNQYSLELYLPGIPKNQIQLSKTGDELNITIGNHRRNLVLPQALAALQPAGAKMEEDYLKIRFAEAGNT
- a CDS encoding DUF2358 domain-containing protein, whose product is MDIMQILKEDYQRFPANQTYSIYAEDVYFQDQVFRFRGIQLYKLMIKFIETFFLNPKMDLHDLQKEGDTIKTKWTLSWNSPLPWKPRISIPGWSELRLNCDGLIISHIDYWNCSRLDVIKQHFSAKQSIM